CGCTGCCTGCCGCAACATGCTCACGAATGGCGTGATGCCGATGCCACCGGCGATGAACACCGCCGGCCGCGCCGGGTCACGGTGCAGAGTCAGCGACCCGAAGGGCCCTTCGATCCCGACCGCCGAACCCATGGCCAGGGATTTCAGAGCGCGTTTGAAGGCGCTGTCGCGTATGCGCGTCGCGATTACCAGATCGCTTTCGAACGGCGCGGTCACGATGGAGAACGTGTGACGCGCGCCTTGCACATCATCCCCCGGCGGCTTCGGCAGGATGACGTCGATGGCCTGCCCGGCCTTGAAGTCGAAGGCGGCTGGCTTCTCGAAATGAAACGCCATCGTGCCCTCGGCAACTTCTTCGCGGTCTTGCAGTTTGACTTCGAAGGTGCTCATCCGAGGACTCCCGTCGCGTCGGCACCACCGCCTGAACGACGATGCGGGAGATCCCTGTGCGGCCGGATGACGCGGGCAAACGCGTTGTGATCGTGGATCGATTCGAAGTTCTCCGCCTCGACCAGGTAAGCGCCCACGCGCGGCTCGTCGTTCAGTGCAACCGCCACGTCACGCACGAGATCCTCGACGAACCTGGGATTGTCGTAGGCACGTTCCGTGACGTACTTTTCGTCGGCTCGCTTGAGCAGCCCGTATACCTCGCAGGAGGCGCTGCCTTCGGCAATCGCGATCAGTTCCTCGATCGCCACCTCTGCCTTCAGTTCCGCGCGGATGGTGATGTGCGAGCGTTGGTTGTGGGCGCCGTAAGCCGAGATTTCCTTCGAGCACGGGCACAGACTCGTCACCGGCACCGTCACGGACATCCAGAATACATACCGGCCGTCTTCGGACACCCGGCCTTTCCAGCAGACCTCGTAACCGAGCTGGCTGCGTGTCCGTGACACCGGCGCCGTCTTTCTCACGAAGTAAGGGAAGTGCATCTCCACCGCACCGCTGTCTGCTTCCAGCCGTCCCAGCATGTCGAGCACGAACTGCCTGAAGCTCTCCTGATGCAGAGGCGCGGTCTGCGCTTCCAGCGACTCGATGAAGCGGGACATGTGCGTGCCCCTCGTCGGAGCGGACAGGCCCACGGTCAGCGACAGCGTTGCAACGGTCGCCACGAGCCTCGCGCCAGACTGGATGGTCAGCGGATGGCGGACTCCGCTCACGCCGACCGCGTCGATGCGCAGACCGCGGTGATCCGCTTCCGACTGGATGTCAGGAAGGAACGCAAGTCTTTCCGGGGCATTCATCCTCGTCCTCCTGTTCAGGCAATCATGGCTTGACCCTGCACTCGTCCATTGGATGAAGGCAGCCGTCGACACGTTCCCACTTTCTCAACCCTTGCCCGGCACGTTGAACCTGCAACCTGCTGCAAGGTAAGCTGCGTCGTGACGCGGGCGAGGTAACGGACATCAGTCATCGCCGGGACGAACAGTGAGTGAGATCACCTTCGTGGAATTCGAAGCGAGCGCCCGAGCGCAGGGCTTCGATGAAGTGGTGAAACGGAAGTGGGCGCCGTCGACCGTGCTGGAGCGACATTCCCATCCGTTCGAAGTGAGTGCGCTCGTCGT
This window of the Betaproteobacteria bacterium genome carries:
- a CDS encoding FAD-dependent oxidoreductase yields the protein MSTFEVKLQDREEVAEGTMAFHFEKPAAFDFKAGQAIDVILPKPPGDDVQGARHTFSIVTAPFESDLVIATRIRDSAFKRALKSLAMGSAVGIEGPFGSLTLHRDPARPAVFIAGGIGITPFVSMLRQAA
- a CDS encoding GTP cyclohydrolase I FolE2, with protein sequence MNAPERLAFLPDIQSEADHRGLRIDAVGVSGVRHPLTIQSGARLVATVATLSLTVGLSAPTRGTHMSRFIESLEAQTAPLHQESFRQFVLDMLGRLEADSGAVEMHFPYFVRKTAPVSRTRSQLGYEVCWKGRVSEDGRYVFWMSVTVPVTSLCPCSKEISAYGAHNQRSHITIRAELKAEVAIEELIAIAEGSASCEVYGLLKRADEKYVTERAYDNPRFVEDLVRDVAVALNDEPRVGAYLVEAENFESIHDHNAFARVIRPHRDLPHRRSGGGADATGVLG